In Pyrus communis chromosome 15, drPyrComm1.1, whole genome shotgun sequence, the genomic stretch GGTTCTACTGCCACGATTATACTACTTTTGGATGGCCAAATCTTAGTTGCCAATATTGGAGACTCAAAGGCCTTTTTGTGCTCGGAAAAATTTCAAACTCCTGCAGAGGCTAAAGGTACTTTTCTTTTTTCGGTGTAAAGGTGCATCTGTTTTAGGTACCATGGTTTATTGTGAACTTTATGTGATGCttcttctctctcattctcttaaAATCATTGTATTTGTCTGCATATATGTGAGGATCATTGAGCATGGGACTATTTAGTTTATACGTGGAAAGATTAAAAGCCCAACAGAGCTTATTTACCTTCTGATGTTTGTGGTTATTGCAGCTGCTTATTTAAGAATATACATGGAGGAAAGGCGTAATGGTGTTATCTCACATCGAAGGCGCAATAAAAACTTTGAATTGGCTCCTGCGTATGAGTTGGTGCATTTATCTGTTAAGGAATTGACAAGAGATCATCAACCGGACAGAGATGATGAAAAACTTAGGGTGGAAAGTGCTGGTGGAAATGTTCTTGAATGGGCTGGTGTGCCTCGAGTAAATGGTCAGCTGGCTGTTACCCGATCTATTGGCGACATCTCCCTTAAAAGGTAAGAAGTCAAAGAATAATAGGAATATATCTAAAGTTTGCATTCCTTCTTCTCTTGATGCTATTGATCGAACAATGAAATTAAAAGATGTTCTGGTTTAAATTTCTTGTCTTTTGTGACATGTAATACTAATTTAAGCTGCTCTTGATTGTCATCAGTTTTGGCGTTATATCAGAACCGGAGTTGACAGATTGGCAACCCCTGACTGTAAATGATACCTATCTGGTTGCTACATCTGACGGAGTTTTTGAGAAGCAGAACTTGCAGGATGTTTGCGATCTGTTGTGGGAAGCACGAAGTCATCATCCTACGAAATTGGAGCTCTCTTCCTCAGGTTCATACTCATTAGCTGACCGCATTGTAAGTACTGCATTTGAAAGGGGAAGCATGGATAATATGGCAGCTGTTGTAGTTCCATTGGCATCTTCTGGTTTTTCTCAACCGGAGCCATTGCTACGTGTTTTCTCATTTGCAGCTAACAACTCCTCTTTAGTTCATACAGCGTAGATCTGTTCTATGTTTTTGCGTTCTTTCGCAACTCGCTTGTTTTTCTCTCATACAAGGAAAAATGTCAATCAAATGTACATACGTTAGAAATGACTTATACAAGACATTTTTGTGATTGATTCGACTGTTAAGATTCAGCTAGCGCTAAATCATCTGGAGCTTTACTATAAACTTTGATTGGCTATTTTTGTTTTGACAAGATGATTTAGCTTCGATGAACATGCTTAGTTCATATATGTTTCAGGCAAGGATGAAGCATGAAGATCATTTATCACCTCTTATTACTTTTGTATGCTTATGAATATTATACCAAAACTTGAGTTGCACATCCGTTACTGCACACCTTAGTTTTTTATGacattcaaattgaataaattaaaataaacaagagATAGAAATAAGAAAATTTGTTCCCTAATAAATTGAGTAAATGTTGCTCTTATATAGAGATAGATGCATAACTCcagctttgctttctttttaTCAACCAAATGGAACCCATTATTTATCTTGATATGAATCTTCAATTAAGTTAGCTCTTCTGCACTTGACTGCTTTCTTCGTCACACTTTACTTTGGACGTCGTAGCGGAGGTTTTATTATTCGGAATGATCTCGTGGCCTAGCCTCGTGCCCAAGtccattttttttaactaaaaattcaaattttatcaaattaGTAATTTCGTTTGGGAAATTGCACATATATAATATACCGATTGAACAAAAAAGTTTCAGAGTCAATCACTTACACCTAGACATTGCTACATGTGGTAATGTGACACTGATAGTAAATATTTTGATACGAAGACAATTTGTGTAGAATAAATTCATCGGTATTTGGCATactaaatgaataatataaTGTTATATGGAGAAACACATGTTATTGAAttattagattaaaatgtttgatATCAGTGTACTTTTTTATGTAAGTCTCTTTAATTTCAATGCATTATGtgttataatttaaataaatgataATGACATTAAATTTACGTATCAATCTCATCATTTACTTATATGAACACAATTTGGTGTTAGATATGAGACAATGCCGGATGTCGGCACGATGTAACACATAAGACATAATGTCCATTTTTCGTTGACGTGAAAACGTTTTAGTGGACAAAAAAATagtttgatttaaaaaaaaagagttaaatATAGAAAGAGAAGTTAAAAATAGGGGTGTGAtaccacacacctcattttacttctcacacatctttttaattttcggccgttggataggatgaattgaagaaaattaattgaCAGAAATTATGAAGagaatgtaaaaaataaaataagatacgTGGATAGTACAtttctaaaaataaagaaaagccTAATGGATGACAAAAAATGCAACATCGATTCTCACTCGACCGACCACGCAGTACTGGTTTTCTAGACTCTATCATATAATAAAGAAGGAAGCTAAGAGTGTAAGACGTGGATGTGTTGTTTAGCTGCCACGACTC encodes the following:
- the LOC137717169 gene encoding probable protein phosphatase 2C 51 translates to MECSGVLHLIVLGLLFAGLPTLSYGRESSSTCLALYEHGGAPAVFESPECRQLKHSNDSQRTSLCQTAMLQGRRKYLEDRILCALDVRIPFPGKVGIMEDVRVGVAAVFDGHNGAEASDLASKLFLEYFVLHTYFLLDASLFAASPGTPTLQTWDGLLDRHQLGIARFKHSLQGIFDDSFRFDILKEALLRAVHDIDAKFSKVAFMENLSSGSTATIILLLDGQILVANIGDSKAFLCSEKFQTPAEAKAAYLRIYMEERRNGVISHRRRNKNFELAPAYELVHLSVKELTRDHQPDRDDEKLRVESAGGNVLEWAGVPRVNGQLAVTRSIGDISLKSFGVISEPELTDWQPLTVNDTYLVATSDGVFEKQNLQDVCDLLWEARSHHPTKLELSSSGSYSLADRIVSTAFERGSMDNMAAVVVPLASSGFSQPEPLLRVFSFAANNSSLVHTA